The Sulfolobus islandicus Y.N.15.51 sequence GTTAAATATGGGAAATATAGAGAATGAGAAATGGGATATTGCTTCAAAGTTATCAATTAACTATGGCCACAAGATAGGGAAAGTTAAAGTACTTTTCAAGAAACTTGAACCAGAATTTGAGTCTAAGATTAAAGACAAGCTAGAAAAAATAAGAAAGGATATAGAAAAAATGAGACCTACCTTACTCAAGTGAGACATAAGCCATAACTGGCTCGAATTTTCTTCCTCTACCTTCATAGAACTTACTGAACATCTCGTAGAAATGAAGCCTTAAATCTTGTATGAATACTACCAACCCTTCTAAACCTATTGCTAACAAGTTTCCTATAATCAGTATAACTATTGCTATGGGATTTAGTAGGACTCCTATGGTAGTTGTGGATGGTGCAACTAGATAGGCCATATAGGAGAATGCGTACAGTATATAATAGTGCGATAAAGCGAAAACTAACACTCTTATAAATGAAATGGTATTGGACAGTAATAGTAATGCTCCTTCAAATCCACCTTCTATGAAACCCATGGCAATCGCAGAACCCCATGTCGCATTATCATGCCTTTTAACTAAAATTGCATGAGCAACCCAGTTATATAATAGTGCAAATGACGTCCACCAAACTATTCCATAACCTATTGTATTTTCGCTAAGGGATTTCATAAGAACAGCGTTAAGTATTTGGCCCAGTATCCTTTGATCAACTATAAAGAAATTGGCTGGATCTGTTATACCGTACATGAAGATGAATATTGGAACAACGTATAGTAAGAATAGTGGAAGTTTTTCTAAAAATAAGAATTCCGAATCCTTCTTTCTGATAGCATCTATAATACCTAGTAAGGAGCTTACAAATAGCGCGATAGCACCCAGTAATACTGAGAATATCATGGTATTTTCTATACTAACACTAGTACTATACTCACCAAAGGGTAAGAGGAACTTTATCGCTTCAGATACGCTTGCTGGAATTGGCCATAAGTTGTAAAGAGGCCCAGCACTATAGTTCCCATTATTTAATATCTCCCTTAATCCACCTACTGGCAATGGACCAAAGAAATCTCTTGCTAACAGACCCGTTATCATTGCAACTATACTCGAGTATATTAGAATAATAGATAATTTAGGAATATTCTCACTACCTCTTTTCTTTCCATATCTATAGAACCATATTGAGAATAACAATAGAACTAAAGCGTTTCCAAAATCAGGGAACATTAGTCCAAATAATATCGGGAAAGTGAAAACAAGAAAGACTATTGGCGAGATTTCCCAATAGGACGGTGAACCATATATTTCTACTAAGGATTCTAAAACCTTTATTGACTTTGGTAATTCGACTAGTGTTGGTGGTTCGTCCTTTTCACCATATCTCCTAGGTCTTATATAATCCACATGTGCAAGATCCTTCATTTCATTTTGTACTCTTTTAACATATTTTTCAGGAAGATAACCTTCTATTTGTAAATAATACTCAGAGATTCTAGCTTTATTCATGATATTTAACGCGTCTCGAACTGTAAGCAATTTACCGTATACATTTTTAATATAATTCTCCTCAGTCTTTACTTTCTTTGCCAATTCTTCTCTTGTTCTTTCCAAAATAGTATTTATCTGGTTTATTCTCTCTGAAATCTCATTATAGAGCTGAAAGGGAGACTTTCCTTCTTGCAGCTCATATCTCCTGACTCCAGTCTCTTTTAATTTCTTTTCTATATCTGCATTCTTCTCAGTAATAATCAGCACAGTATATTTTCCTTCTTCGAATCTCGTGTAATATGCGAAACCGGAATTACCTATTATTTGACTGATAAGCCTTAACTTATCCTCGCTAACTTGAGCTAATATTACGTCAAATAACTCTAAGGAGTATAATTTGGATAACTCTACTGTTATTGATTTAATCGGTTCCAGCTCTTTTAACTGTTGCTGATACAGATCCTTTTCTGCCCTTAGCCTACCTATTTCCTCCAATAGTTCCTTGTATCTTTCTTCTAATTTCGACGCTTCTTCACTGACATCTTGTGCAGCCTTAATCCAGTTAACTACTTTTATGCTTCCTAATGGCTCTATTACTAATCCTCCTAACTCCATGATTATTTTTAATTTGCTTACGTGATCTTGGACTGCAGTAATTAGTCTTCTAGCATCTTCTATTCTCTCATTACTTAATGGATAAAGGGGATCCTCTGGTTGAAACATACCAAGCTTTAGAAGTTTAGTTACAATAGGGTCTACAGCGGACTTATCAGAAATTATTTGTAATCTGACCATATTCTCTGGTAATAGCACTTTAATTACCTCGGGATATGTATTAGTAGGTCACTTATAAGTATTTAATCTCTGTTATTTAGAATTAATTCGCAATGGGTAAAGTGTTTGTTGTGGGAGACAAATACACGGTTTCTCTCTTTAGAATGGTTGGAACTGAAGGGGATTTCATAGATGACCCTTACAACTTACCCGATCTCATTTCTAAATTAAAGAAAAGAGAGGATATAGATCTAATATTGATAACTAAAGACATGTATGAGCCTATAAAGGAAAAAATTGATCCAATCATTGCAGATCAAAGAAAACCTTTAATAACAATTATTCCTTCTCCGTTTAGTGAATCCAAGCCATTAGACGTAAGGAAGATGATAATGAAAGCGTTAGGTTTCGGGTGAGATAAATGGATTTTGAACAGTTATTAGATAAATCTCTAAACAAAGTTAGGGAAGAAATAAAAACGGAATTAAGTAAAAGTTTAGATGAAGCCATAAAGCTACTCAATGAAGGTCATACTAAGATAATACAAGAGTATACGCAAAGGATAAATGAATTAATTACTAAAACTAAGGAAGAAATTGAAGGAGAAAAAGCTAGATTAGAGGTAGAGAATAAGCGAACATTATTAGTTGAGAAGGAGTACTGGATAAATAAGGTTTATGAAAGAGTCTTGGAAAAAATTGGAGAAGTAGTTAAAACTAAAGAGTACAAGGATGCAATACAGAGTATACTAAATAAAGAGATCAAAGAGATAGAAGGAGAGAAAATTACAGTATACTGTTCTCCAAATGATAAATCGACAGTAGAAAAAGTTGTAGGCAATAATAAAAACGTAACCATCAAGACTGATGACAAAATGCTTGGTGGAATAAGAATATATTATGAAGGAAGCGGATTAACAAGAGATTTTTCATTAAAGCTTATCTTAGACCAAGTTTTTGATAGTATGAGGGGAAAGATTTCAGACATGTTGTTTGGAGGTAAGTAAAAATGAACAATGGAAGAATTGTTAGGATAAATGGTCCGTTAGTTGTAGCAGATAATATGAAAAATGCACAGATGTATGAAGTAGTAGAAGTTGGAGAACCTAGATTAATAGGAGAGATTACTAGAATAGA is a genomic window containing:
- a CDS encoding V-type ATP synthase subunit I; this encodes MLLPENMVRLQIISDKSAVDPIVTKLLKLGMFQPEDPLYPLSNERIEDARRLITAVQDHVSKLKIIMELGGLVIEPLGSIKVVNWIKAAQDVSEEASKLEERYKELLEEIGRLRAEKDLYQQQLKELEPIKSITVELSKLYSLELFDVILAQVSEDKLRLISQIIGNSGFAYYTRFEEGKYTVLIITEKNADIEKKLKETGVRRYELQEGKSPFQLYNEISERINQINTILERTREELAKKVKTEENYIKNVYGKLLTVRDALNIMNKARISEYYLQIEGYLPEKYVKRVQNEMKDLAHVDYIRPRRYGEKDEPPTLVELPKSIKVLESLVEIYGSPSYWEISPIVFLVFTFPILFGLMFPDFGNALVLLLFSIWFYRYGKKRGSENIPKLSIILIYSSIVAMITGLLARDFFGPLPVGGLREILNNGNYSAGPLYNLWPIPASVSEAIKFLLPFGEYSTSVSIENTMIFSVLLGAIALFVSSLLGIIDAIRKKDSEFLFLEKLPLFLLYVVPIFIFMYGITDPANFFIVDQRILGQILNAVLMKSLSENTIGYGIVWWTSFALLYNWVAHAILVKRHDNATWGSAIAMGFIEGGFEGALLLLSNTISFIRVLVFALSHYYILYAFSYMAYLVAPSTTTIGVLLNPIAIVILIIGNLLAIGLEGLVVFIQDLRLHFYEMFSKFYEGRGRKFEPVMAYVSLE
- a CDS encoding V-type ATP synthase subunit F; protein product: MGKVFVVGDKYTVSLFRMVGTEGDFIDDPYNLPDLISKLKKREDIDLILITKDMYEPIKEKIDPIIADQRKPLITIIPSPFSESKPLDVRKMIMKALGFG
- a CDS encoding V-type ATP synthase subunit E, translating into MDFEQLLDKSLNKVREEIKTELSKSLDEAIKLLNEGHTKIIQEYTQRINELITKTKEEIEGEKARLEVENKRTLLVEKEYWINKVYERVLEKIGEVVKTKEYKDAIQSILNKEIKEIEGEKITVYCSPNDKSTVEKVVGNNKNVTIKTDDKMLGGIRIYYEGSGLTRDFSLKLILDQVFDSMRGKISDMLFGGK